A genome region from Microbacterium sp. CGR2 includes the following:
- a CDS encoding Lsr2 family protein: MVIRMARRIVHQLVDDIDGSVLEVGEGETVHFSLNGTAYEIDVNSAHAEELRQAFEPYIAAGRRAGSSGSNRSSASRKRPARNPEVAAIRAWANDNGHKLSERGRIPASVVEAYNAAH; this comes from the coding sequence ATGGTCATCCGCATGGCTAGAAGAATTGTGCATCAACTGGTAGACGATATCGACGGCAGCGTTCTCGAGGTGGGCGAAGGCGAGACTGTGCATTTCTCGCTCAACGGGACTGCTTATGAGATCGACGTGAATTCCGCGCATGCCGAGGAATTGCGTCAGGCATTTGAGCCCTACATCGCCGCGGGTCGCCGGGCGGGGTCTTCGGGATCGAACCGCTCTTCTGCGTCTCGAAAGCGCCCGGCGCGCAATCCCGAGGTCGCTGCGATCCGCGCCTGGGCCAACGACAACGGCCACAAGCTCTCGGAGCGCGGGCGCATCCCGGCCTCCGTGGTCGAGGCGTACAACGCGGCCCACTGA
- a CDS encoding multidrug efflux SMR transporter produces MSWIVLIVSGVLEAVWATALGKSEGLTKLWPSVLFFVALAISMVGLAFAMRDIPTGTAYAVWVGIGASLTVIWAMITGDTDVSWIRILLLMGLVGCIVGLKLIDPGHE; encoded by the coding sequence ATGTCGTGGATCGTACTCATCGTCTCCGGAGTCCTCGAAGCTGTGTGGGCCACCGCCCTCGGGAAGTCGGAAGGCCTCACGAAACTCTGGCCGAGCGTGCTCTTCTTCGTCGCGCTGGCGATTTCGATGGTCGGACTCGCTTTCGCGATGCGGGACATTCCCACCGGAACCGCATACGCCGTCTGGGTGGGGATCGGCGCTTCTCTTACCGTCATCTGGGCGATGATCACCGGCGACACGGACGTGTCGTGGATACGCATTCTCCTTTTGATGGGCCTGGTCGGCTGCATCGTTGGTCTCAAGCTGATCGATCCCGGCCATGAATAG
- the crtI gene encoding phytoene desaturase family protein, producing MSRVVVIGAGIAGLAVAGLLARDGHEVVILEKNDRVGGRAGTVEREGFRFDSGPSWYLMPEVFDHFFAMMGTSTEAQLELLRLDPAYRVFRSPESPDDHVTVPAGRETVTSLFESLEPGSAGTLDAYLDSAHQASTMAEKYFLYNPFTRLRSLTAPEVLRALPRLFSLLGTRLQSFAERRFRHPVIRQILGYPAVFLGTDPRTAPAMYHLMSALDLDQGVSYPQGGFWRVVQRIEGLARDAGVRIVTGAEARGIRTSDGPEGAHVVGVEWIDVSGVEHLEHADIVVSAADLHHTETALLPASLRTYPESWWSRRTSGPGGVLVMLGIRGELPELPHHSLFFTDDWDTNFDAIFGASPAVPSPASIYVCRPSATDPDVAPPGHENLFVLIPVPADVDLGHGGPDGGGSAHVERAADAAIDQISTWAGIPDLRDRIVVRETTGPADFRDDYHSWRGGMLGPAHILSQSAMFRAQNASQRVRGLFYAGATTAPGVGVPMCLISAEIVLKRIRGDHTAGPLSEPRPDAASSGAR from the coding sequence GTGAGCCGCGTCGTCGTCATCGGCGCCGGAATCGCCGGGCTCGCTGTTGCCGGTCTGCTCGCGCGCGACGGGCACGAGGTCGTCATCCTCGAGAAGAACGATCGGGTCGGCGGCCGCGCGGGAACCGTCGAGCGCGAGGGGTTCCGCTTCGACTCGGGGCCGTCCTGGTATCTCATGCCGGAGGTCTTCGACCACTTCTTCGCGATGATGGGCACCTCCACCGAGGCGCAACTCGAACTCCTGCGGCTCGACCCGGCTTATCGCGTCTTCCGGTCTCCGGAATCGCCCGACGACCACGTGACGGTCCCGGCGGGACGAGAAACCGTCACGTCCCTCTTCGAATCGCTGGAGCCGGGCTCCGCGGGGACGCTCGACGCCTACCTGGACTCGGCGCATCAGGCGAGCACCATGGCGGAGAAGTACTTCCTCTACAACCCGTTCACGCGGCTTCGGTCGCTGACGGCTCCCGAGGTGCTGCGCGCACTCCCGCGTCTGTTCTCGCTCCTCGGCACGCGCCTGCAGTCGTTCGCGGAACGGCGCTTCCGGCATCCCGTCATCCGCCAGATCCTGGGATATCCCGCGGTGTTCCTCGGCACGGATCCGCGGACTGCCCCGGCGATGTACCACCTGATGAGCGCACTCGACCTCGACCAGGGGGTCAGTTACCCACAGGGCGGCTTCTGGCGCGTCGTGCAGCGCATCGAGGGCCTCGCCCGCGATGCCGGCGTGCGCATCGTCACGGGCGCGGAGGCCCGCGGGATCCGCACGAGCGATGGCCCTGAGGGCGCGCACGTCGTCGGCGTGGAATGGATCGACGTCAGCGGAGTCGAACACCTCGAGCATGCCGACATCGTCGTCTCCGCGGCTGACCTGCACCACACCGAGACGGCCCTGCTTCCCGCGTCCTTGCGCACGTATCCGGAGTCGTGGTGGTCTCGCCGTACGAGCGGGCCCGGCGGCGTGCTGGTGATGCTCGGCATCCGCGGTGAGCTGCCGGAGCTTCCGCATCACTCCCTGTTCTTCACCGATGACTGGGACACGAACTTCGATGCGATCTTCGGGGCTTCCCCGGCCGTGCCGTCGCCCGCCTCGATCTACGTCTGCCGCCCCAGCGCGACGGATCCGGACGTCGCTCCTCCGGGGCACGAGAACCTGTTCGTCTTGATCCCGGTCCCCGCCGACGTCGACCTGGGTCATGGCGGTCCCGACGGCGGAGGGTCCGCGCACGTCGAACGTGCCGCCGACGCGGCCATCGACCAGATCTCGACGTGGGCGGGTATCCCTGACCTACGAGACCGCATCGTGGTCCGCGAGACCACCGGCCCCGCCGACTTCCGCGACGACTACCATTCCTGGCGGGGCGGGATGCTCGGACCGGCGCACATTCTTTCGCAAAGTGCCATGTTCCGGGCCCAGAATGCGTCGCAGCGCGTCCGCGGCCTGTTCTACGCCGGGGCGACCACCGCTCCCGGGGTCGGCGTCCCGATGTGCTTGATCAGCGCCGAGATCGTGCTGAAGCGCATCCGAGGCGATCACACCGCGGGCCCGCTGTCGGAGCCTCGCCCGGATGCCGCGTCGTCAGGGGCGCGCTGA
- a CDS encoding MarR family winged helix-turn-helix transcriptional regulator: protein MDTDADTSPGVSARGSRTRQGQSEASADSPDGLTHAAIYDVEASDPRSTLIDRSGVPPEDLKQIAAVMEALAGLRDAEQRLSQASRRYMRLNETDMRALHYLIVCANRGLVATPSGIAHHLGISTAAITKLLDRLETGGHTRRAPHPTDRRALAITITPATRHAAMETVGRQQAKRFYAAARLTPAERDVVIRFLADMTDEITLRDEPWLQQTAD from the coding sequence ATGGACACGGATGCCGACACCAGCCCGGGGGTGAGCGCGCGGGGTTCGCGCACACGCCAAGGGCAGTCGGAGGCATCCGCTGATTCGCCAGACGGTCTGACCCATGCGGCGATCTACGACGTCGAAGCGAGTGACCCGCGCAGCACTCTGATCGACCGCAGTGGAGTGCCGCCAGAGGACCTCAAGCAGATCGCCGCAGTCATGGAAGCGCTCGCCGGCCTCCGTGACGCGGAGCAGCGGCTGTCGCAGGCCTCGCGGCGCTACATGCGCCTCAACGAGACGGACATGCGTGCGCTCCATTACCTGATCGTCTGTGCGAATCGGGGGCTTGTGGCGACGCCGAGCGGGATCGCTCACCATCTCGGAATCTCCACCGCTGCGATCACGAAACTGCTCGATCGTCTCGAGACCGGCGGGCATACTCGCCGAGCGCCGCACCCGACGGATCGCCGAGCGCTGGCCATAACCATCACGCCCGCGACGCGGCACGCGGCGATGGAGACGGTGGGACGACAGCAGGCGAAGCGGTTCTACGCCGCCGCGCGCCTGACGCCGGCGGAACGGGATGTGGTGATCCGGTTCCTCGCCGATATGACGGACGAGATCACCCTGCGGGACGAGCCCTGGCTCCAGCAGACAGCTGACTGA
- a CDS encoding lycopene cyclase domain-containing protein — protein sequence MTYLQLSLCFLLLAVVAAIGLTIASRRRGARPAAVALTIVVLFTLTAVFDTVMIATGLFHYSPDHLLGWHIGLAPVEDFAYPLAGALLLPALWAALRTRRAAPDRRVEDKREERA from the coding sequence ATGACGTACCTCCAGCTCTCCCTCTGCTTCCTGCTCCTTGCTGTCGTGGCGGCCATCGGGCTGACGATCGCCTCCCGACGGCGCGGCGCCCGTCCCGCCGCTGTCGCGCTCACGATCGTGGTGCTCTTCACTCTGACGGCCGTGTTCGACACCGTGATGATCGCGACCGGCTTGTTCCACTACTCCCCCGATCACCTGCTCGGGTGGCACATCGGCCTCGCCCCCGTCGAGGACTTCGCCTATCCGCTCGCCGGTGCGCTGCTACTGCCTGCACTGTGGGCCGCGCTCAGAACTCGAAGGGCCGCACCGGACCGACGCGTCGAGGACAAGCGGGAGGAGCGCGCGTGA
- a CDS encoding squalene/phytoene synthase family protein, with protein MSRRPSPNADDGALHRFSRTAEIATTDVIRSYSTSFGLATRLLGRRHRQHVRNIYAMVRIADEIVDGVAAQAGLDASAQSAALASYIAETHRSMRSGYSSDLILHAFARTARECGIGEDLTQPFFDSMTADVASDTDFASYDADAHATYVYGSAEVVGLMCLQVFLRDAILTEQERTMLRHGARQLGAAFQNVNFLRDLADDTDRLHRGYLGGSSRLTDADRDAWVATIRRQLDDARATIPLLPKDARAAVRSALALFAALTRRVAKTPVDELYRKRVRVPNPVKAVLAAKATAITALERDR; from the coding sequence ATGAGCCGACGACCATCGCCGAACGCCGACGACGGGGCGCTTCACCGATTCAGTCGTACCGCGGAGATCGCCACGACCGACGTGATCCGCTCGTATTCGACGTCATTCGGACTCGCCACCCGCCTGCTCGGGCGGCGGCATCGGCAGCACGTGCGCAACATCTACGCGATGGTGCGCATCGCCGACGAGATCGTGGACGGCGTCGCGGCGCAAGCCGGACTCGATGCATCGGCGCAGTCGGCGGCCCTCGCCTCCTACATCGCGGAGACTCACCGCTCCATGCGCAGCGGCTACAGCAGCGATCTCATCCTCCACGCGTTCGCGCGCACGGCGCGCGAGTGCGGAATCGGCGAAGACCTGACTCAGCCCTTCTTCGACTCCATGACGGCGGACGTCGCCAGCGACACGGACTTCGCCTCCTACGACGCGGACGCGCACGCGACGTACGTGTACGGCTCTGCGGAGGTCGTCGGCCTGATGTGCCTGCAGGTGTTCCTGCGTGACGCGATTCTCACCGAGCAGGAGCGGACGATGCTGCGCCACGGGGCCCGCCAGCTCGGCGCGGCGTTCCAGAACGTGAACTTCCTTCGGGATCTGGCCGACGACACCGACAGGCTCCATCGCGGGTATCTGGGCGGTTCCTCGCGGCTGACCGACGCAGATCGGGACGCCTGGGTCGCGACGATCCGCCGGCAGCTCGACGATGCCCGCGCGACGATTCCGCTGCTGCCGAAGGATGCGCGGGCAGCCGTTCGGAGCGCCCTCGCCCTGTTCGCCGCTCTCACACGTCGGGTCGCGAAGACCCCCGTCGACGAGCTCTACCGGAAGCGTGTGCGAGTGCCCAACCCCGTCAAAGCCGTTCTCGCCGCGAAAGCGACGGCCATCACCGCACTGGAGCGGGACCGGTGA
- a CDS encoding polyprenyl synthetase family protein yields MTTTATEEDLAIRIEEALRRRFSERSAAAAQYGPEFVALWHAAAEHALGGKLIRPRLVIDLRRSLAPAGLTAAEVEAAVDVAAHVELLHFAFLLHDDVIDGDLIRRRRPNLIGSLVERRATEPAEPALHWARSSAILMGDLLLASAVLGFARADVSPDARTRLLALLEETIFETVAGEHTDIGLSDGIIPPDLRTILSTSAYKTATYSFVLPLRAAAVLAGSISAAEDQLTAIGRHLGLAYQLQDDLLSVFGDPDAHGKDAFSDLREGKETAIIAYARMTGHWPSIELRFGAIDLSAAEASDIRDRLRECGAERFVRSLVQEQIGAVSAVLAEAESAGNLSPRAGRTILELASRIEGRRS; encoded by the coding sequence ATGACCACGACGGCCACGGAAGAGGACCTCGCGATCCGGATCGAAGAGGCGCTACGGCGACGCTTCTCCGAGCGCAGCGCCGCGGCCGCCCAATACGGCCCCGAGTTCGTCGCACTCTGGCATGCGGCGGCAGAGCACGCCCTCGGCGGGAAGTTGATCCGGCCACGACTTGTCATCGATCTGCGGAGGTCGCTCGCTCCTGCCGGCCTCACCGCCGCGGAAGTGGAAGCCGCGGTCGACGTCGCGGCTCACGTCGAACTGCTGCACTTCGCATTCCTGCTGCATGACGACGTCATCGACGGCGACCTCATCCGGCGGCGCCGCCCCAACCTCATCGGCTCGCTCGTGGAGCGCCGCGCGACAGAACCGGCAGAACCGGCACTGCACTGGGCCCGTTCGAGTGCGATTCTCATGGGGGATCTGCTGCTGGCATCCGCCGTCCTCGGATTCGCACGGGCCGACGTCTCCCCCGATGCGCGCACGCGCCTTCTGGCGTTGCTCGAGGAGACGATCTTCGAGACCGTGGCGGGCGAACACACCGACATCGGCCTGAGCGACGGGATCATCCCGCCGGACCTCCGGACCATCCTCTCGACGAGTGCCTACAAGACGGCCACCTATTCATTCGTGCTCCCTCTCCGGGCCGCCGCGGTCCTCGCGGGGTCCATCTCTGCCGCCGAAGACCAACTCACCGCGATCGGACGTCACCTCGGTCTCGCCTATCAGCTTCAAGACGATCTCCTCTCCGTTTTCGGAGACCCCGATGCGCACGGCAAAGACGCCTTCTCCGACCTGCGCGAAGGCAAAGAGACGGCGATCATCGCCTATGCCCGCATGACCGGACACTGGCCGAGCATCGAGCTGCGCTTCGGCGCGATCGACCTCTCAGCAGCGGAGGCCTCGGATATTCGCGATCGACTTCGCGAATGCGGCGCGGAGCGCTTCGTGCGCAGCCTCGTGCAGGAGCAGATCGGTGCGGTCTCGGCCGTCCTGGCGGAAGCCGAGTCAGCGGGAAACCTCTCACCGCGCGCAGGCAGGACGATCCTGGAGCTCGCCTCCCGCATCGAAGGTCGCAGGTCATGA
- a CDS encoding lycopene cyclase domain-containing protein, giving the protein MGAVYLAALLLSLGCMLLLDWRFRLFFWRDTVAAAIVTAVGLAFFLAWDIAGIAGGIFFRGDGVIATGVLLAPELPIEEPIFLLFLVVCTMVIYTGAVRLLRKRRRPRAAGQRLP; this is encoded by the coding sequence ATGGGCGCCGTCTATCTCGCTGCTCTCCTGCTGTCGTTGGGCTGCATGCTGCTACTGGACTGGCGATTCCGTCTGTTCTTCTGGCGCGACACGGTGGCGGCCGCGATCGTGACCGCGGTCGGACTCGCGTTCTTCCTCGCCTGGGACATCGCGGGTATCGCCGGAGGGATCTTCTTCCGCGGCGACGGGGTCATCGCCACCGGCGTGCTGCTCGCTCCGGAGCTGCCGATCGAGGAGCCGATCTTCCTGCTGTTCCTGGTGGTGTGCACGATGGTGATCTACACCGGTGCGGTTCGGCTCCTTCGGAAGCGGCGTCGCCCGCGCGCCGCGGGGCAGAGGCTCCCATGA
- the idi gene encoding isopentenyl-diphosphate Delta-isomerase: MDEVTLLADDGSIVGTLPKSEVHTTDTPLHLAFSCYLFDADGRLLVTRRALSKRTWPGVWTNSFCGHPRPDEEMTAAVSRRALDELGVAVTGIRLVIPDYRYRAVDASGIVENEICPVHIAVIDGDIVADPDEVAEWAWIDGAQLAEAVARAPFAFSPWLIEQLPRLRELGEV; encoded by the coding sequence ATGGATGAGGTGACGCTCCTCGCCGACGACGGCAGCATCGTCGGAACCCTGCCCAAGAGCGAGGTCCACACCACTGACACTCCGCTGCACCTGGCGTTCTCGTGCTACCTGTTCGACGCTGACGGCCGCTTGCTGGTCACGCGACGAGCGCTGAGCAAGCGCACCTGGCCCGGAGTCTGGACCAACAGCTTCTGCGGTCATCCCCGTCCCGACGAGGAGATGACGGCCGCCGTCAGCCGGCGGGCCCTCGATGAACTCGGTGTGGCGGTGACCGGCATCCGTCTGGTCATTCCCGACTACCGGTACCGCGCGGTCGACGCGAGCGGCATCGTCGAGAACGAGATCTGTCCGGTGCACATCGCCGTCATCGACGGCGATATCGTCGCCGATCCGGACGAGGTGGCCGAATGGGCCTGGATCGACGGGGCGCAACTGGCAGAAGCGGTCGCGCGCGCGCCATTCGCCTTCAGCCCCTGGCTCATCGAGCAGCTTCCTCGCCTTCGCGAGCTCGGTGAGGTCTGA